A single region of the Syntrophotaleaceae bacterium genome encodes:
- a CDS encoding class I SAM-dependent rRNA methyltransferase: MKKDMFQIGPQTLQMLELGHPWVIADRYTKTWPSGRPGDLVELRDAGGQMVATALLDPKDRIVARVLERGPMNFGGAWLAEKIQRALNLRTRTLDLDRTSAYRLVNAEGDGLPGLTVDRYENHLMVQFFCRSWQPHLTMIADTLDKLLKPRGIYVKHRPQQTRELADEGKRCSRLLTGRGAPGRLQVMENGLNFLVELETGLNTGLFCDQRNNRRDLMGRIRGGSVLNLFSYTGAFSVAAAAGAARVTSVDASAGYLDWARENFAANRLNPKRHEFILGDCFTVLEELVRKKDRFDLVIMDPPSFSTVGKSRFTTTGGTAELVTLALDLLPAGGLLVTSSNHQKVDWADYLKELRRGALRAGCDLRILATSGQGEDFPYSVTFPEGRYLKFVIGMKG; the protein is encoded by the coding sequence ATGAAAAAAGATATGTTTCAAATAGGCCCTCAGACCCTTCAAATGCTGGAGCTTGGTCACCCATGGGTGATCGCAGACCGTTACACCAAAACCTGGCCTTCGGGTCGTCCCGGGGACCTTGTCGAACTGCGCGACGCCGGCGGGCAGATGGTGGCCACAGCTCTGCTCGATCCCAAGGATCGGATTGTCGCCCGGGTGCTGGAGCGTGGTCCCATGAATTTTGGTGGAGCATGGCTGGCTGAGAAGATCCAGCGGGCGCTGAATCTGCGCACCAGGACCTTGGACCTGGACCGAACCAGCGCTTATCGCCTGGTCAATGCCGAAGGCGACGGTCTTCCCGGTCTGACCGTTGATCGCTACGAAAATCACCTGATGGTGCAATTTTTCTGCCGGTCCTGGCAACCCCACCTGACCATGATCGCCGATACTCTGGACAAGCTTCTGAAGCCCCGCGGAATTTATGTCAAGCACCGTCCCCAGCAGACCCGGGAATTGGCCGACGAGGGGAAGCGTTGCAGCCGCCTGTTGACGGGGCGGGGTGCGCCGGGTCGACTCCAGGTGATGGAAAACGGACTTAATTTCCTGGTTGAACTCGAAACCGGTCTGAACACCGGGCTGTTCTGTGATCAACGAAACAATCGCCGGGATCTTATGGGGCGGATCCGGGGCGGTTCAGTCCTGAATCTTTTCTCCTACACAGGCGCCTTTTCCGTGGCCGCCGCAGCGGGGGCCGCCCGGGTGACCAGTGTGGATGCTTCGGCAGGCTATCTGGATTGGGCCCGGGAAAATTTTGCGGCTAACCGACTGAACCCCAAGCGCCATGAATTTATTCTCGGCGACTGTTTTACTGTCCTGGAAGAACTGGTCCGCAAAAAAGACCGGTTCGATCTGGTCATCATGGACCCGCCTTCCTTTTCTACCGTCGGCAAAAGCCGGTTCACCACAACGGGAGGAACGGCCGAATTGGTGACCCTGGCCCTCGATTTGCTGCCGGCCGGAGGGCTGCTGGTCACCTCTTCCAATCACCAGAAGGTCGATTGGGCGGATTACCTCAAGGAGTTGCGTCGAGGCGCTCTGCGCGCCGGCTGCGACTTGCGGATTCTCGCCACCTCCGGACAGGGGGAGGACTTTCCCTATAGTGTAACGTTCCCGGAAGGGCGTTATCTTAAATTCGTTATCGGCATGAAAGGTTGA
- a CDS encoding peptidylprolyl isomerase produces the protein MTTEKAPVVHLKTSYGDITIELDPVNAPGSSENFLRYVQEGFFDGTIFHRVIPGFMIQGGGMTADMSQKPSHEPIRNEANNGLKNLRGTIAMARTQVVDSATSQFFINLTDNHFLDHQSETAAGYGYAVFGKVIDGMDTVDAIAKVSTGRRGYHENVPVEPVVIEKSRIVDEKG, from the coding sequence ATGACAACCGAAAAAGCCCCCGTGGTTCATCTAAAAACATCATATGGGGACATCACCATCGAACTCGACCCTGTCAACGCCCCCGGATCATCCGAAAACTTTTTGCGCTATGTTCAGGAAGGGTTTTTCGACGGGACCATTTTTCACCGCGTTATTCCCGGCTTCATGATCCAAGGCGGCGGCATGACCGCCGATATGTCGCAAAAACCGTCCCACGAGCCGATTCGAAACGAAGCGAACAACGGCCTGAAAAACCTGCGCGGCACCATCGCCATGGCGCGCACCCAGGTGGTCGACAGCGCCACCAGCCAGTTCTTCATCAACCTGACCGACAACCACTTTCTTGACCATCAGTCTGAAACGGCTGCCGGCTATGGTTATGCGGTTTTCGGTAAAGTGATCGATGGCATGGATACGGTCGATGCCATTGCCAAGGTGTCCACCGGCCGTCGCGGTTACCATGAAAACGTACCGGTGGAGCCGGTCGTTATCGAAAAAAGTAGGATTGTGGACGAAAAGGGATGA
- a CDS encoding nicotinate phosphoribosyltransferase, with the protein MSDYRYSPLLTDLYELTMLAGYWKNGMHEKQAVFDLFFRKNPFKGGYAVFAGLANALAYLEKLRFSREDLDYLKALNIFTHGFLDYLESFRFSGKIVAPAEGTVVFANEPLVTVEAPLAEAQLVETALLNMVNFQTLIATKAARIVLSAGEKGTVIEFGLRRAHGPDGGLSEARAAFIGGARSTSNTLAGQVYGIPVKGTHAHSWVMAFDEELEAFRAYAEAFPDSCILLVDTYDTLQSGIPNAITVARELRNRNHELLGVRLDSGDLAYLSKEARNMLDEAGFPEVKIVASSDLDEYVIQSIREEGGCIDIYGVGTQLATAGGPGGGALGGVYKLVRCEDQPKFKVTSDIAKATLPDHKRLLRAMEPDGQFSIDIICLEDETLSPADTVYDPTNPSRHKSLPKDVTFEDIRKVVMENGKPTLPTESLETMADRCRDQLQRMPNGTLRLINPHTYKVSISPGLNALRNRLMEPYLED; encoded by the coding sequence ATGTCGGATTATCGCTATTCACCGCTTTTAACCGATCTTTACGAGCTCACCATGTTGGCCGGATACTGGAAAAACGGCATGCATGAAAAGCAGGCCGTATTCGATCTTTTCTTCCGGAAAAACCCTTTTAAGGGCGGTTATGCGGTTTTTGCCGGTTTGGCCAACGCGCTTGCCTATCTTGAAAAACTTCGTTTCAGCCGGGAAGATCTGGACTATCTGAAAGCTTTGAATATTTTTACCCACGGTTTCCTTGATTACCTGGAGTCCTTTCGCTTTTCGGGCAAAATCGTCGCTCCCGCCGAGGGCACCGTAGTTTTCGCCAACGAACCGCTGGTAACCGTGGAAGCGCCTCTTGCCGAAGCTCAACTGGTTGAAACCGCGCTGCTGAATATGGTCAATTTTCAGACCCTCATCGCGACCAAGGCGGCGCGCATCGTACTGTCAGCCGGGGAAAAAGGCACGGTGATCGAATTCGGCCTTCGCCGCGCTCATGGGCCCGACGGGGGGTTGAGCGAAGCCCGGGCGGCCTTTATTGGAGGGGCCCGCAGTACCAGCAACACCCTGGCCGGTCAAGTTTACGGTATCCCGGTCAAAGGCACCCACGCCCACAGCTGGGTCATGGCTTTCGACGAGGAACTGGAGGCTTTCCGAGCCTATGCCGAAGCCTTTCCCGATAGCTGCATCCTGCTGGTGGACACCTACGACACTCTGCAGAGCGGCATTCCGAACGCCATCACCGTGGCCAGGGAATTAAGGAACAGAAATCATGAACTCCTCGGGGTGCGCCTCGACAGCGGGGACTTGGCCTACCTGTCGAAAGAAGCTAGGAATATGCTGGATGAGGCGGGATTTCCGGAGGTTAAAATCGTCGCCTCCAGCGATCTGGACGAATATGTCATCCAATCCATCCGGGAAGAAGGTGGCTGCATCGACATCTACGGGGTCGGGACCCAACTGGCCACGGCGGGGGGCCCGGGAGGAGGAGCCCTTGGCGGCGTCTACAAGCTGGTGCGTTGCGAAGACCAGCCGAAGTTCAAGGTCACCAGCGACATTGCCAAAGCAACCCTGCCGGATCACAAACGGCTTCTGCGCGCCATGGAGCCCGATGGACAATTTTCCATCGATATCATCTGCCTCGAAGACGAGACCCTTTCCCCGGCCGATACCGTCTACGATCCCACCAACCCTTCTCGGCACAAAAGCCTGCCCAAAGACGTCACCTTCGAGGACATACGAAAAGTGGTCATGGAAAACGGCAAACCCACCCTGCCCACAGAAAGTCTTGAAACCATGGCCGACCGTTGCCGGGATCAGCTGCAGCGAATGCCCAACGGTACTCTGCGATTGATCAATCCCCACACCTACAAGGTCTCCATCAGCCCGGGTCTGAACGCCCTACGCAACCGGTTGATGGAACCTTACCTTGAGGATTAG
- the ybaK gene encoding Cys-tRNA(Pro) deacylase, with product MAKDKFPVTPAVRLLRYKKINFIGHLYDYEEHGGTAVCARELHVDEHAVIKTLIMQDDRGEPLVVLMHGDRQVSTKSLARAMGVKQITPCDPAAANRHSGYLVGGTSPFGTRKHLPVYMEESILSLPVVYINGGKRGFLLEMTSQDVQQVLQPTLVQAAMDP from the coding sequence ATGGCAAAAGACAAATTCCCCGTCACTCCCGCTGTTCGCCTGCTGCGTTATAAAAAAATTAATTTTATCGGACATTTATACGATTACGAAGAGCATGGAGGCACCGCCGTCTGTGCCCGTGAGCTGCATGTCGACGAGCATGCCGTTATCAAAACACTGATCATGCAGGATGACCGCGGAGAACCCCTGGTGGTCCTGATGCACGGCGACCGCCAGGTGTCCACCAAATCCCTCGCGCGGGCCATGGGGGTGAAACAGATTACCCCCTGCGACCCGGCTGCAGCCAATCGCCATAGCGGTTATCTGGTCGGAGGCACCTCGCCCTTCGGCACCCGCAAACATCTGCCGGTCTACATGGAAGAATCGATACTCTCCCTTCCGGTCGTCTATATCAATGGGGGCAAACGGGGCTTCCTGCTCGAGATGACTTCTCAGGATGTGCAGCAGGTCCTCCAGCCGACACTTGTCCAAGCAGCCATGGACCCCTGA
- a CDS encoding rhomboid family intramembrane serine protease, with protein MDWKAFFDRLGLDGTRWQWRIMRWERNMKTFFKQGTLPGGESLNATKIILALNLIWFSLMILKGAAAGLGLTPLMAPRIELLLHFGAQLWVPLVLNDGQWWRCLTYAYTHAGLIHLGFNMLVLYQVGPLIEREIGTPPFITLYTLTALTATLLGFFWHPGTPVVGASGSIFGLIGFAVAYFHRMGPVGQALRNFMFRWAVFAFIFGLLVGADNAGHLGGALGGAAFGLLLPMSFRGRQASAKLFLSLAVLCAGATIGSLGWQVVYWFI; from the coding sequence GTGGACTGGAAGGCGTTTTTCGACCGTCTGGGACTGGACGGTACCCGTTGGCAATGGAGAATCATGCGCTGGGAGCGCAATATGAAAACTTTTTTCAAGCAGGGAACTCTTCCCGGAGGTGAAAGCCTCAATGCTACCAAAATCATCCTTGCGCTCAACCTCATCTGGTTTTCCCTGATGATTCTCAAGGGCGCCGCCGCCGGTCTGGGCCTCACCCCCCTGATGGCGCCCCGCATCGAATTGCTGCTTCACTTCGGCGCCCAACTCTGGGTCCCTCTGGTTCTGAATGATGGCCAGTGGTGGCGCTGCCTGACCTACGCCTATACCCATGCAGGCCTGATCCATCTCGGCTTCAACATGCTTGTACTCTATCAGGTCGGCCCCTTAATCGAAAGGGAGATCGGCACTCCCCCCTTTATCACCCTCTACACCCTGACCGCTTTGACGGCGACCCTTCTCGGTTTTTTCTGGCACCCAGGAACACCGGTTGTGGGCGCATCGGGATCGATTTTCGGCCTGATCGGTTTTGCCGTGGCCTATTTTCACCGCATGGGTCCTGTGGGCCAGGCGCTGCGCAATTTCATGTTTCGCTGGGCGGTCTTCGCCTTTATATTCGGCCTGCTGGTCGGTGCCGACAACGCCGGACATCTTGGCGGAGCGCTCGGCGGTGCCGCCTTCGGCCTGCTGCTGCCAATGAGCTTTCGCGGACGCCAGGCCAGCGCCAAACTGTTTTTGAGCCTGGCCGTCCTCTGCGCCGGAGCCACTATCGGCAGCCTGGGATGGCAGGTTGTTTACTGGTTTATTTGA
- a CDS encoding NAD-dependent succinate-semialdehyde dehydrogenase yields the protein MPIRSINPTTERINNRYEEISEENIKEIIKNCHKESNEWKKISLEDRAILMGKVAFLLREEKERYSRLMAQEMGKPVSQGRGEIEKCAWVCEHYAEQASSYLQPESLPSDASRSYVAFRPLGVVLAVMPWNFPFWQVFRFAAPALMAGNGALLKHSSNVPGCALAIEDLFRRAGFPDHIFRTLMIGSGSVDQVIANPLVRAVTLTGSEQAGRKVAAKAGEMLKKTVLELGGSDPFVVLPGADLGEAATVGAHSRCINAGQSCIAAKRFIVVGDIYDAFVEHLRRAMASLKTGNPLDEETEVGPMARGDLREELHAQVQASVLQGADLILGGVLPEGPGFFYPPTLLTGVQPGMPAFDEELFGPVAAMIRARDVEDALQLANQTSFGLGGSVWDKDSLRAEHLAARIEAGAVFVNGMVKSDPRLPFGGIKDSGYGRELSAYGIREFVNIQTVWVR from the coding sequence ATGCCGATAAGATCGATCAACCCGACAACCGAAAGGATAAATAACCGTTACGAAGAAATTTCCGAGGAAAATATAAAGGAAATTATTAAGAACTGCCATAAAGAGTCAAATGAATGGAAGAAAATCAGTTTGGAAGACCGGGCGATCCTGATGGGCAAAGTGGCCTTTTTGCTTCGCGAAGAAAAGGAGCGTTACTCAAGGTTGATGGCCCAGGAAATGGGGAAGCCGGTCAGTCAGGGGCGGGGTGAAATCGAGAAATGCGCCTGGGTTTGCGAACACTACGCCGAACAGGCTTCCTCCTATTTGCAACCGGAATCCCTGCCCAGCGACGCCTCCCGCTCCTATGTGGCCTTTCGGCCGCTGGGGGTCGTGCTGGCGGTGATGCCCTGGAATTTTCCCTTCTGGCAGGTGTTCCGGTTCGCCGCTCCCGCCCTGATGGCCGGGAACGGAGCGTTACTGAAACATTCCTCCAATGTTCCCGGCTGCGCCCTGGCCATCGAGGATCTGTTCCGGCGGGCCGGTTTTCCAGACCATATTTTTCGCACCCTCATGATCGGATCCGGCTCGGTGGATCAGGTGATCGCAAATCCCCTGGTGCGCGCCGTCACCCTTACCGGAAGCGAGCAGGCCGGGCGCAAGGTGGCTGCGAAAGCGGGGGAGATGCTGAAGAAAACCGTGCTCGAACTGGGCGGCAGCGATCCCTTTGTGGTTCTTCCGGGCGCAGATCTCGGCGAAGCCGCCACCGTGGGTGCTCATTCACGGTGCATCAATGCCGGGCAGAGCTGCATTGCCGCCAAAAGGTTCATCGTTGTCGGGGATATTTACGATGCCTTTGTGGAGCATCTCCGCCGGGCGATGGCTTCGCTGAAAACCGGGAATCCCCTCGACGAGGAGACCGAAGTCGGACCCATGGCCCGGGGAGACCTGCGGGAGGAACTGCATGCCCAGGTTCAGGCCTCGGTGCTGCAAGGTGCAGACCTGATTCTGGGGGGAGTGTTGCCGGAAGGACCGGGATTTTTCTACCCGCCCACTCTCCTGACGGGAGTGCAACCGGGCATGCCGGCCTTCGATGAGGAGCTGTTCGGACCGGTGGCGGCCATGATCCGGGCCCGGGATGTGGAGGACGCTCTGCAGTTGGCCAACCAGACATCCTTTGGCCTGGGCGGTTCCGTCTGGGACAAGGATTCCTTGAGGGCCGAACATCTGGCGGCCCGTATCGAGGCCGGAGCCGTATTTGTCAACGGCATGGTCAAGAGCGATCCCCGCCTGCCTTTTGGCGGGATCAAGGATTCCGGCTACGGCCGGGAATTGTCGGCCTACGGTATTCGGGAGTTCGTGAATATCCAAACGGTGTGGGTAAGGTGA
- a CDS encoding L,D-transpeptidase family protein — protein MIFLVWLFALPAAAAQVDLSPVASELRQLLEQNTSTFESALDGTPVPLHPRVEEFYRMRHYFPAWLEGRQLNGQARRLLSLLRAASNEGLDPEDYQVSTLTVLGALNQVLPSYGYLWDLRCLARLDILLTNACLKYADHLVRGRATPSSVYPGEWHAVLKSLDVVELLRDGLRQGKPAGLLMEAAPKNPHYIQLRKSLDLYRKMAQAGGWPQIPEGKTVKRGENDWRIPWVRRHLVQVGDLPVGENQDSPVLEEETALALQRFQGRHGLKADGVFGPDTLAELNVSVEERIRQIELNLERARWLPDEFGDRHLLVNIADFRLFVIEGDRQVLEMAVVVGMTKRRTPVFSSRLSYLVFAPYWNVPLSILRREKLPRIKADIEYLAAYHYQIVSWKDFPTRVIDPSTLDWELINADNFPGMLRQKPGPWNSLGRVKFMLPNSFDVYLHDTPEQNLFKREERVFSSGCIRLERPAELAAYLLREQRGWNEERILKAMAAERPQRVDIPDRLPVHILYQTAWVDSRGDVQFRKDIYKRDQELLLVLNKMPSQTRALLASEVRHIDNENHLP, from the coding sequence ATGATTTTTCTGGTCTGGTTATTTGCGTTACCGGCGGCCGCAGCGCAAGTCGATCTCTCGCCGGTCGCATCGGAACTGCGGCAACTTTTAGAGCAAAACACCTCCACCTTTGAGTCTGCCCTCGACGGGACCCCTGTCCCCCTTCACCCAAGGGTGGAGGAGTTCTACCGCATGCGGCACTATTTCCCGGCCTGGCTCGAGGGACGTCAGCTCAACGGACAGGCTCGCCGGCTGTTGAGCCTTTTGCGGGCGGCGTCCAATGAAGGCTTGGATCCGGAGGATTATCAGGTTTCGACACTGACCGTCTTAGGGGCCCTGAATCAGGTCCTGCCGTCCTATGGATATTTATGGGATTTGCGCTGTCTGGCCCGGCTTGACATTCTCCTGACCAATGCCTGCCTTAAATATGCCGATCATCTGGTTCGGGGTCGCGCAACCCCCTCGTCTGTTTATCCCGGAGAGTGGCATGCCGTTTTGAAATCCCTGGACGTGGTTGAACTGTTGCGGGACGGGCTTCGTCAGGGGAAGCCGGCCGGGTTGCTGATGGAAGCGGCTCCGAAAAATCCCCATTATATTCAGTTGCGAAAGTCTCTGGACCTTTACCGGAAAATGGCCCAGGCGGGCGGCTGGCCGCAGATCCCCGAGGGGAAAACCGTCAAACGCGGTGAAAATGACTGGAGGATTCCCTGGGTGAGGCGTCACCTGGTCCAGGTGGGAGATCTGCCCGTCGGGGAAAACCAGGATTCGCCGGTACTAGAAGAGGAGACGGCCCTTGCTTTGCAGCGTTTTCAGGGTCGACACGGGTTGAAGGCGGATGGGGTTTTCGGTCCGGATACACTGGCCGAACTCAATGTTTCCGTTGAAGAGCGAATCCGTCAGATCGAGCTCAACCTCGAGCGGGCACGCTGGCTTCCCGATGAATTCGGCGACCGCCACCTGCTGGTCAACATCGCCGACTTCCGGCTGTTTGTGATCGAGGGCGACCGCCAGGTGTTGGAGATGGCCGTGGTAGTCGGCATGACCAAACGCCGGACTCCGGTTTTTTCCTCCCGTCTCAGCTACCTGGTTTTCGCTCCTTACTGGAATGTGCCTCTCTCCATACTGCGCCGGGAAAAACTCCCCAGGATCAAGGCGGATATCGAATATCTGGCGGCTTATCACTACCAGATTGTTTCCTGGAAGGATTTCCCCACGCGGGTGATCGATCCTTCCACCCTCGATTGGGAGTTGATCAACGCGGATAATTTCCCCGGAATGCTTCGTCAGAAACCGGGGCCCTGGAACTCGCTGGGCCGGGTCAAATTCATGCTGCCCAACAGCTTCGACGTCTACCTGCACGATACACCCGAACAGAACCTGTTCAAACGGGAAGAGAGGGTCTTCAGTTCGGGTTGCATACGTTTGGAACGGCCTGCAGAACTGGCTGCTTACCTTTTAAGGGAGCAAAGGGGCTGGAATGAAGAGCGCATCCTGAAGGCGATGGCGGCCGAGCGGCCGCAAAGGGTCGATATTCCAGATCGGTTGCCGGTTCATATCCTTTATCAGACAGCCTGGGTGGACTCCAGGGGTGATGTCCAATTCCGCAAGGATATTTACAAGAGGGATCAGGAGCTCTTGCTGGTGCTGAACAAGATGCCTTCCCAAACAAGAGCTCTGCTGGCCTCGGAAGTTCGCCATATCGACAATGAGAATCACCTGCCCTGA
- a CDS encoding glycosyltransferase family A protein gives MTSISVTVLTTVYNAERFLRETVESVSVQTFQPMEHLLVDDGSTDGSLALAYKLAEEYPRIRVIPLKKNEGRPAALNVGLREAGSELIAILDSDDIAMPHWLERVVAVFQEAPEAGSVGGGGVIMTENGLITGKVKYCKKKGDVTSEVLAGHYMILHPGSVHRRSMLLKSGGYNTLLKSVEDCDMYMNVASLARLINVGEPLIYYRRLKDSESRTNPEYAALICDYIMKKAALLSSGKTISEANSSLAPIVEKMTVVPRLKKLEKGAYEYEMAKAFRQGGQPLHAFRLFLAAAVARYKPFSSCGRALGCLWCRNMQHQISLRGLEIRNTDG, from the coding sequence ATGACTTCCATATCCGTAACAGTACTCACGACCGTTTACAACGCCGAGCGCTTCCTCCGTGAAACGGTTGAATCCGTTTCCGTTCAAACCTTTCAACCGATGGAGCATCTTCTGGTTGACGACGGCTCGACGGACGGTTCTCTGGCTTTGGCCTACAAGCTGGCGGAAGAATATCCTCGGATACGGGTCATCCCCCTTAAAAAAAACGAAGGGCGTCCCGCGGCCTTAAATGTGGGACTCAGGGAAGCCGGATCGGAACTGATTGCGATACTGGACAGTGACGACATAGCCATGCCCCATTGGCTGGAAAGGGTCGTGGCGGTTTTTCAGGAAGCTCCCGAAGCCGGGTCGGTGGGCGGAGGGGGCGTGATCATGACCGAAAACGGGCTTATTACGGGCAAGGTAAAGTACTGCAAAAAAAAGGGGGATGTGACATCGGAGGTGCTGGCGGGACATTACATGATTCTGCATCCGGGATCTGTTCATCGCCGGTCCATGCTTTTAAAATCAGGCGGTTATAATACTCTTCTCAAGAGCGTCGAGGACTGTGACATGTATATGAATGTCGCCAGCCTGGCAAGGCTCATAAATGTCGGAGAACCGTTGATCTATTACCGCCGGTTAAAGGATTCCGAAAGCAGAACAAATCCGGAATACGCTGCGCTGATCTGCGATTATATTATGAAGAAGGCAGCCTTGTTGTCCTCCGGGAAAACGATTTCCGAGGCAAACAGTTCTCTTGCACCCATTGTCGAGAAGATGACAGTCGTGCCGCGTTTGAAAAAACTGGAAAAAGGCGCTTATGAATATGAGATGGCGAAAGCGTTTCGCCAGGGGGGGCAGCCTCTGCACGCCTTCCGATTATTCCTTGCCGCGGCCGTAGCAAGGTATAAGCCCTTTTCCTCCTGTGGAAGAGCTTTGGGATGCCTCTGGTGCCGGAATATGCAACATCAAATATCCCTTCGTGGTCTCGAGATCCGGAATACAGATGGATGA
- a CDS encoding TraB/GumN family protein — translation MTISSDRELVSILPSRPLQDPHLDKEPDSDVHRLSIRGKEILLVGTAHISRDSVDTVQRVIEEERPDTVCLELDQQRYQSLVEPDRWKSLDLVQVIRKGQGAYLLANLALSAFQKKMGLQTGVKPGAELLAAAQTADRCGIEVRLIDRDIRTTLLRAWRKTGLWKKMNLLAALFAGVFETQQVDEEQLARLRQTDTLTAMLDEMGEIMPPVKTILVDERDHYMAHQILESAGEKIVAVVGAAHVPGIIRRLGEENLPDPSELTIIPDKPLYSKILPWAFPVIVLALFVVGFFFADPRKLTDAALAWVLANGLFAALGTVAALGHPLTVISAFIAAPITSLNPTIGAGFVTGLVQAFVAAPTVNDLENVNQDLASLPGWWRNRMTRVLLVFLFSSLGSIAGTLLAFRWLAELI, via the coding sequence ATGACAATTTCTTCCGATAGAGAACTGGTGTCAATCCTGCCTTCGCGCCCCCTGCAAGATCCTCACCTTGACAAGGAGCCCGATTCCGATGTCCACCGCCTCAGCATTCGGGGCAAGGAGATCCTTTTGGTCGGAACGGCCCATATTTCCCGTGATTCCGTCGATACCGTTCAACGCGTGATTGAAGAGGAAAGACCGGATACCGTCTGTCTTGAGCTGGATCAGCAGCGCTACCAGTCTTTGGTCGAACCCGACCGCTGGAAGTCCCTCGACCTGGTCCAGGTCATCCGCAAAGGGCAAGGCGCCTATCTGCTGGCAAACCTGGCCCTCTCGGCCTTTCAGAAAAAGATGGGGCTGCAGACGGGTGTGAAACCGGGAGCCGAACTGCTGGCCGCCGCTCAGACAGCGGACAGGTGCGGTATTGAGGTTCGTTTGATCGATCGGGATATTCGCACGACCCTTCTGCGGGCCTGGCGTAAAACCGGACTATGGAAGAAAATGAACTTGCTGGCGGCACTTTTTGCCGGAGTCTTCGAAACCCAGCAGGTTGACGAAGAACAGCTGGCCCGCCTGCGCCAAACCGACACCCTGACCGCCATGCTGGATGAAATGGGCGAAATTATGCCGCCCGTAAAAACCATTTTGGTGGACGAGCGGGACCACTACATGGCCCACCAGATATTGGAGTCCGCAGGGGAAAAAATCGTTGCGGTGGTGGGAGCGGCTCATGTGCCGGGCATCATCCGCCGCCTCGGTGAAGAGAACCTGCCGGATCCGTCCGAACTCACGATCATCCCGGACAAACCCCTTTATTCCAAAATTCTGCCATGGGCTTTCCCGGTCATCGTGCTGGCTCTGTTCGTGGTGGGATTTTTCTTTGCCGATCCCCGGAAACTGACCGACGCCGCCCTGGCCTGGGTGCTGGCCAACGGCCTTTTCGCCGCCTTGGGCACAGTAGCCGCCCTGGGTCATCCCCTGACCGTGATCTCGGCCTTCATCGCGGCTCCAATCACTTCGCTCAACCCCACCATAGGCGCCGGCTTCGTCACCGGCCTGGTCCAGGCTTTTGTCGCCGCCCCCACGGTCAACGACCTGGAAAACGTCAACCAGGATCTGGCGTCCCTTCCCGGCTGGTGGCGCAATCGCATGACCAGGGTTCTGCTGGTTTTCCTTTTCTCCTCCCTCGGCTCCATCGCCGGCACCCTGCTGGCCTTCCGCTGGCTGGCGGAGTTGATCTGA